One genomic region from Leptospira montravelensis encodes:
- a CDS encoding PP2C family protein-serine/threonine phosphatase — MLGANGRSIIGKLKKILAEFVSSVLGPTDRFVMRHRILNGTLLAGIVAMGVGLSSEFFREGFEMGGLIALWMAFGFACVFYYLARFRLLFQILILPTFIISSLTAFLQIKYSGGIVSANVMLLAPILVLNMFILGNKYDWIAIVFFVSALFVVNSIQNIHPEWFYDYSSEKARSEDFLITGISILFLLGLMLRTLNRSYEDAIGEVSRLKYQQDGDYYLTSLLTRPLSGIRIRSKSVLFQTYIKQKKSFQFKNREYELGGDICVADQIVLRGRSYCVFANGDAMGKSMQGAGGVLVFGTAFRALIERTHREGILSGYFPERWLHTALNDFNDIFEGFDGSMSMSLLLGLVDEENGFLYYINAEHPFPIRFREGKASFLSEKATNFKLGMQKDKALIETCWIRPGDTIIIGSDGRDDLSIGFDSKSNRVINMDHTSILTQVEESDGDIEKLGLRLQKIGELTDDLSLLSIRFQPQTTIDIKTRESSLEEPIRLIQRNNFPEALNLLKNYADSYAYDPAVWKLLYRVYRKLEKPIEAGKAAEIFSNNHPSGLQMILEGAIQYAKASLIDEAIDMAERIYSRKPDVIPVIKILVRLYKKSNRPERASDYEEEILRLENDSLDS, encoded by the coding sequence ATGTTAGGAGCTAATGGTCGTTCTATCATCGGAAAATTAAAAAAGATTTTGGCCGAGTTTGTATCCTCTGTTTTGGGACCAACGGATCGTTTTGTGATGAGACATCGAATTTTAAATGGAACCCTCCTAGCAGGAATTGTCGCTATGGGAGTGGGTCTTTCTTCTGAATTTTTCCGCGAAGGTTTTGAGATGGGCGGGCTCATTGCTTTATGGATGGCATTTGGTTTTGCATGTGTCTTTTATTATTTAGCTAGGTTCCGTCTTTTATTTCAGATCCTGATTTTACCTACCTTTATCATCAGTTCCTTAACTGCTTTTTTGCAGATCAAATACAGTGGTGGTATTGTCAGTGCGAATGTTATGTTACTGGCTCCGATCCTAGTATTAAACATGTTCATCCTCGGAAATAAATATGATTGGATCGCCATCGTTTTTTTTGTCAGTGCATTGTTCGTAGTTAATTCCATCCAAAACATCCATCCTGAATGGTTTTATGATTATTCTTCTGAGAAAGCAAGAAGTGAAGATTTTCTCATCACAGGGATTTCTATTTTATTTTTACTGGGGCTGATGTTAAGAACTCTCAACAGGTCCTATGAAGATGCGATTGGTGAAGTGAGCCGATTGAAATACCAACAAGATGGAGATTATTATCTGACTTCTCTTCTCACACGTCCACTCTCAGGAATTCGTATTCGATCGAAATCTGTTTTGTTCCAAACTTACATCAAACAAAAAAAATCGTTCCAATTCAAAAATAGGGAATACGAATTGGGTGGGGATATTTGTGTCGCTGACCAAATCGTTCTTAGGGGACGTAGTTACTGTGTTTTTGCAAACGGAGATGCTATGGGAAAATCCATGCAAGGGGCAGGGGGTGTGCTTGTTTTTGGGACAGCATTCCGAGCACTCATTGAAAGAACTCATAGAGAAGGAATTCTTTCTGGATACTTCCCAGAACGTTGGTTACATACGGCACTCAATGATTTCAACGATATATTCGAAGGTTTTGATGGTTCTATGTCTATGTCATTGCTTCTTGGTTTGGTAGATGAGGAAAATGGCTTTTTATATTATATTAATGCAGAACATCCATTTCCCATTCGTTTTCGTGAAGGAAAGGCAAGTTTTTTATCGGAAAAAGCCACTAACTTTAAATTGGGAATGCAAAAGGATAAAGCTCTCATCGAAACTTGTTGGATTCGTCCTGGAGATACGATCATCATTGGATCCGATGGGCGTGATGATTTAAGTATAGGTTTTGATTCCAAATCCAATCGTGTGATTAATATGGATCACACTTCTATTTTAACACAAGTGGAAGAAAGCGACGGAGATATTGAAAAACTAGGCCTTCGCCTTCAAAAAATCGGTGAACTGACGGATGATCTTTCCTTACTCAGCATTCGTTTCCAACCACAAACTACAATTGATATAAAAACCAGAGAATCCAGTTTGGAAGAGCCAATTCGCCTAATTCAAAGAAACAACTTCCCGGAAGCTCTAAATTTGTTGAAAAATTATGCAGATTCTTATGCATACGACCCTGCTGTATGGAAATTGTTGTACCGAGTATATCGAAAACTGGAAAAACCGATAGAAGCGGGCAAAGCGGCAGAGATATTTTCCAACAATCACCCTTCGGGTTTACAAATGATATTGGAAGGTGCAATCCAATATGCCAAAGCAAGTTTGATTGACGAAGCCATTGATATGGCAGAAAGGATTTATAGTCGTAAACCTGACGTAATTCCCGTGATCAAAATCCTAGTGAGACTTTATAAAAAGTCTAATCGACCTGAGAGGGCTAGCGATTATGAAGAAGAAATTCTTCGCTTAGAAAATGATTCTCTAGACTCCTAA
- a CDS encoding TetR/AcrR family transcriptional regulator translates to MPKSNERQEKEKTEDQNRRFLLVQSLRELLREEEPASITFAEVCARAKIPRASAYHFFPNMGALYLGLRMVHSQLVSLRLAKVDTSDFNTWQDYVHFLAREAAAVVREDKALMRVVYGVRNEETMHVGKVLDSTITKLALSQVEARFLLPDFPDLNRKVGIAVSLIDSVFRYSFREQGEITEEMVNEAARAAIAYLRSYFPEYLPYRQ, encoded by the coding sequence ATGCCAAAATCCAACGAAAGACAGGAAAAAGAGAAAACAGAGGACCAAAACCGCAGGTTTCTCCTCGTACAATCATTAAGGGAATTACTACGAGAGGAAGAACCTGCTTCTATCACTTTTGCCGAAGTTTGTGCCCGAGCTAAAATTCCTAGAGCCTCTGCTTATCATTTTTTTCCCAATATGGGCGCTTTGTATCTAGGCCTTCGTATGGTGCATTCCCAATTGGTTTCATTGCGATTGGCAAAGGTAGACACTTCCGATTTTAATACTTGGCAGGACTATGTCCATTTTCTTGCCAGAGAAGCGGCCGCAGTGGTGAGGGAAGACAAAGCATTGATGCGCGTGGTTTATGGGGTTCGGAATGAAGAAACGATGCATGTGGGAAAAGTTTTGGACTCAACGATCACCAAACTGGCTTTATCCCAAGTGGAAGCTCGCTTTTTACTCCCTGATTTCCCTGATTTAAATCGTAAGGTGGGGATTGCTGTATCTTTGATTGATTCCGTCTTTCGGTATTCCTTTCGGGAACAAGGTGAAATCACCGAAGAGATGGTAAACGAAGCAGCCAGGGCGGCCATTGCCTACCTACGTTCTTATTTCCCCGAATACTTACCCTACCGCCAATAG
- a CDS encoding class II aldolase/adducin family protein, protein MIESKIKSVKKSMLAACVKLADLGFLAGVGGNLAVRINSELMAVTPSATDYYTMKPDDLCILQIKDLKMVEGTKQPTTESGIHASFFSLRPEIEVSLHTHQPLASAVSLLGLDMEIQSSEGKKNIGNFVRIVSYAPSGTSFLVKAFRKRIIKETNGYLLRNHGLVCGAFSLDEAISNVKLLEKEAARFLKTRIEKNPNLSQMPSEMRTQLIEAL, encoded by the coding sequence ATGATCGAATCAAAAATAAAGTCAGTAAAAAAGTCAATGCTTGCCGCCTGTGTTAAGTTAGCTGATTTAGGATTTTTAGCAGGAGTCGGAGGAAACTTAGCTGTTCGCATTAATTCTGAACTAATGGCAGTGACTCCTTCCGCTACCGATTATTATACAATGAAACCTGATGATCTTTGTATTTTACAAATTAAAGATTTAAAGATGGTTGAAGGAACCAAACAACCAACAACCGAAAGTGGAATTCACGCCTCTTTTTTTAGTTTGAGGCCTGAGATTGAAGTCAGTTTACATACACACCAACCACTTGCCAGTGCTGTATCTTTACTTGGTTTAGATATGGAGATTCAGTCGAGTGAAGGAAAAAAGAATATAGGAAATTTTGTACGTATTGTATCTTATGCTCCTTCAGGAACTTCCTTTCTGGTAAAAGCATTTAGAAAAAGAATTATCAAAGAAACAAACGGTTATCTTTTACGAAATCATGGTCTTGTATGTGGTGCATTTTCGCTCGATGAAGCGATTTCCAATGTTAAGTTATTAGAGAAGGAAGCAGCGCGTTTCCTAAAAACACGAATCGAAAAAAATCCTAATTTATCTCAGATGCCTAGTGAGATGAGGACCCAATTAATCGAAGCTCTCTGA
- a CDS encoding class II aldolase/adducin family protein, producing MKSATIKKQSQNLETETDKEELNHLWQRLDSKGLLQTYKADLSFRLPGKGSFLLIHRGEGKKAKVEITEFPIENPTAFIRIQSISEETLNQIRFHASLYSLRPDIGAVASFQPEWSSFLKTLDHPLPLVFDEQCRQLGAPVFPIPKRIDGTVETSSIVLGGANAFLDEDAVVVTSVTREKAIYNCELIEKCAKAYLLAHSTGSPIQTIPWWVRFIAKSRLIKDEKKASAAYARGERPTGFKAY from the coding sequence ATGAAATCGGCCACAATCAAAAAACAAAGTCAAAATTTAGAAACAGAAACGGATAAAGAAGAATTAAATCATTTATGGCAACGTTTAGATTCTAAAGGTTTATTACAAACTTATAAAGCAGATCTTTCTTTTCGTCTTCCAGGCAAAGGGAGTTTCCTTCTGATCCACCGTGGAGAAGGAAAAAAAGCAAAAGTAGAGATCACCGAATTTCCAATAGAAAACCCAACTGCTTTCATCCGTATCCAATCTATTAGTGAAGAAACACTCAACCAAATCCGGTTCCATGCAAGTTTGTATTCTTTAAGACCGGATATTGGGGCCGTCGCTTCGTTTCAACCAGAGTGGAGTTCCTTTCTTAAGACACTAGACCATCCCCTTCCATTAGTATTCGATGAACAGTGCAGACAACTTGGTGCACCTGTGTTTCCCATTCCGAAACGAATTGATGGAACCGTAGAAACCAGCTCCATTGTCCTTGGGGGAGCTAACGCATTTTTGGATGAAGACGCAGTGGTGGTCACTAGTGTCACTCGCGAGAAAGCTATATATAACTGCGAGTTAATCGAAAAATGTGCAAAAGCCTATTTATTGGCTCATTCTACAGGAAGTCCTATTCAAACCATACCTTGGTGGGTTCGGTTCATAGCAAAAAGTAGACTGATTAAAGATGAAAAGAAAGCAAGTGCAGCCTATGCCCGTGGGGAAAGACCAACGGGTTTTAAAGCTTATTGA
- a CDS encoding GyrI-like domain-containing protein yields MEQTSSNKIHLDSMHLVGITARTSNTKEMTGNGKIAALWQRFWEEGILSQISDPLVPSEIVVAYTEFETDENGEYTILIGTKVGSVKSLPSHLTTISVSESDYLHVSTEWGPISEIGINTWKKIWSDETYCKNRSYKTDLEIYGSNAKDPNHSQFDIYLGIK; encoded by the coding sequence ATGGAACAAACTTCATCAAACAAAATTCATTTAGATTCGATGCACCTTGTCGGGATCACAGCACGAACTTCGAATACCAAGGAAATGACCGGAAATGGAAAAATTGCTGCCCTTTGGCAAAGGTTTTGGGAAGAGGGAATTCTTTCCCAAATTTCCGATCCTTTGGTACCTTCCGAAATAGTTGTGGCATATACAGAATTTGAAACCGACGAAAACGGAGAATACACCATCTTAATTGGTACAAAAGTTGGTTCAGTGAAATCTCTGCCAAGTCACTTAACAACCATTAGTGTTTCTGAATCTGATTATCTCCATGTTTCGACGGAGTGGGGCCCCATTTCCGAAATTGGAATTAACACATGGAAAAAAATTTGGTCGGATGAAACATATTGCAAAAATCGTTCTTACAAAACCGACTTAGAAATTTATGGATCCAATGCAAAAGATCCAAATCATTCCCAGTTTGATATCTACCTGGGAATCAAATAG